A window of the Bombina bombina isolate aBomBom1 chromosome 3, aBomBom1.pri, whole genome shotgun sequence genome harbors these coding sequences:
- the LOC128652168 gene encoding zygote arrest protein 1-like yields MAGVMYSQYPVYPGYGAPPYRANPPFYKPRQQYWKPPYKGLPGPMKPVHPFDCLDNYKWAQLKALLSQLGPEFGLGKFYTREVGVQVNPRVDASVQCSLGPRTLRNRKGGPYLYRPVPGQHAGLGIITPVRFTRTLAVYSRLSDRRLFTLPPMLRVGETQVVAQEDAEITKFNEGPKKPTFQFLEQKYGFFHCRSCQVRWESAYVWCISGTNKVYFKQYCHKCQKGYNPYYVESIECKMCQRAWCTCPERKHIDLKRPHCQELCGRCKGQRLSCDKTYSFKYII; encoded by the exons ATGGCTGGTGTAATGTACTCTCAGTATCCTGTGTACCCAGGTTATGGCGCCCCTCCTTACAGAGCCAACCCTCCATTCTACAAGCCCAGGCAGCAGTACTGGAAGCCACCTTACAAAGGGCTCCCGGGCCCCATGAAGCCAGTGCACCCTTTTGACTGTTTAGATAACTACAAGTGGGCCCAGCTAAAGGCCTTACTGAGCCAGCTGGGCCCTGAATTTGGCTTGGGCAAATTCTACACCCGTGAGGTAGGTGTGCAGGTGAACCCACGGGTGGATGCATCTGTTCAGTGTTCTCTAGGGCCCCGAACACTGAGGAACCGCAAGGGAGGGCCCTATCTGTACCGCCCAGTGCCTGGGCAGCATGCAGGCCTGGGCATTATCACTCCTGTGCGCTTCACCCGCACGCTAGCAGTGTACTCTAGGCTCTCTGATAGGAGGCTTTTCACCTTGCCCCCTATGCTACGTGTGGGTGAGACCCAGGTGGTAGCACAGGAGGATGCTGAGATCACCAAATTCAACGAGGGCCCAAAGAAACCTACATTCCAG ttccttgaACAAAAGTACGGCTTCTTTCACTGCAGAAGCTGTCAGGTGCGATGGGAGAGCGCGTACGTGTGGTGCATCTCCGGAACAAACAAG GTTTACTTCAAGCAATACTGTCACAAATGCCAGAAGGGCTACAACCCATACTACGTGGAGTCCATAGAGTGCAAG ATGTGCCAGAGAGCTTGGTGCACGTGTCCGGAGAGGAAACACATTGACCTCAAGAGACCTCACTGCCAGGAGCTTTGCGGCCGGTGTAAGGGACAGCGGCTTTCCTGCGACAAAACGTATAGCTTTAAATACATTATCTGA